A genomic region of Torulaspora delbrueckii CBS 1146 chromosome 7, complete genome contains the following coding sequences:
- the TDEL0G03470 gene encoding uncharacterized protein (similar to Saccharomyces cerevisiae YBR225W; ancestral locus Anc_6.123), whose product MRAPESGAPISDSTSRRMSTSSNRIDSKTNGPSSEPGSQGSGTKEEKTKLLQEIESMKNRKLTEPIVIRDEKAGGDPLSVSSSPTADHSAAYSKLKNKSQVTPSLSSSDAIRPHHGPQDQLFGRMSSGEIPVVPYFGLSDDASCRSSSSPLSKGKKTSSGVSSMLDSKNYFGSEQETEWNVSEGQGLTPTTGIHGNTSKVVATQHRRRTWDWSLLPKVGSSILIRTHSFNLISVPIDGEIKQILYTPCYNKNFKQMNIFLSFNMDTKPKDALVHSRKRLVSFGNYITHYLKSRMYAYQCYPFFLQGLSEEDIKMHNYVSYNASHDYTEIETLISLWFFQAQRVFYNTNSVFFSAEVIQSLLQRKANTRHQSAVQNTLLVQQSDMDSPKPVPTDLFQEIDILLLRPLTEGQMGWQLAYDEPNLIVADYPLDITPWTTNEEDADKAFRKEASSSSTLRIVTKEESLEFLDTHTASQYFFDCMDRNISELGDEYIPSISQKTSSSEEFNLKEAATADSKKKAAHGKLGKRAGLANLFKRKHTHSIPQNFIQETAETSSPETKAAGRTQSIQNVWLEDYFSKFLANYRKLKLPTQFFLPQDASTARSVSSDDEKTAARKAFLYNKETIQIVLPFPENTLPSIFAPRIWSSLCYTKWKSMLREMYRCIVPGGFALATAYDLRVSNTLTAANDDGTQFPTILERDKTYDAISLGAINNGIHIFPTKHLAQAFKEVGFTNIKYSLLSLKVGDLSTEMGCLNELFSQIIWDSLFRREVPDPSKPPKDTDPTTLVQRYITEHLDKIDENAGCLRTILIVAQKPRKFASE is encoded by the coding sequence ATGAGAGCTCCGGAAAGTGGTGCTCCAATAAGTGATTCAACTTCCCGGCGTATGTCAACCAGTAGTAATCGCATAGATTCCAAAACGAATGGTCCTAGTAGTGAACCAGGATCCCAAGGTTCGGGAACGAAGGAGGAAAAGACCAAACTACTACAAGAAATAGAATCTATGAAGAACAGGAAGCTTACAGAACCGATAGTGATTAGGGACGAAAAAGCTGGGGGAGATCCACTATCGGTCTCGTCTTCACCTACAGCAGATCATAGTGCAGCATATTCCAAACTCAAAAACAAATCACAGGTAACACCttcattatcatcctcGGATGCCATCCGGCCTCATCATGGACCTCAAGACCAGCTATTCGGGAGGATGTCATCGGGAGAGATCCCTGTGGTGCCTTATTTTGGATTATCAGATGACGCTTCTTGCCGAAGTTCATCATCTCCTTTGTCAAAGGGTAAGAAAACTAGCTCAGGGGTATCTTCCATGTTAGATTCCAAAAATTACTTTGGTAGCGAGCAAGAGACTGAATGGAATGTTAGCGAGGGTCAAGGTCTGACACCAACGACTGGTATTCATGGCAATACTTCGAAAGTTGTTGCAACGCAACATAGGAGAAGAACTTGGGATTGGAGTCTTCTGCCTAAAGTTGGGTCATCGATCCTAATACGAACTCATTCCTTTAATTTGATAAGtgttccaattgatggagAGATCAAACAGATTCTTTACACACCATGCTACAATAAAAATTTTAAGCAAATGAATattttcttatccttcaacATGGATACAAAACCAAAGGATGCATTGGTGCATTCACGAAAGAGACTAGTCTCCTTTGGGAACTACATCACACATTATCTCAAATCAAGAATGTATGCATATCAGTGCTATCCTTTTTTCCTGCAGGGTttatcagaagaagatatcaAGATGCACAACTACGTCTCTTATAATGCCTCTCATGACTATACAGAGATAGAGACACTAATTTCATTGTGGTTTTTTCAGGCACAAAGAGTTTTTTATAATACAAATTCTGTGTTTTTCTCTGCAGAGGTTATACAATCACTCCTTCAGAGGAAAGCCAATACGCGGCATCAATCAGCTGTTCAAAATACATTGCTTGTTCAGCAAAGCGACATGGACTCACCAAAACCAGTTCCAACTGACTTATTTCAGGAGATCGATATCTTGCTTCTGCGACCCTTGACTGAAGGCCAAATGGGTTGGCAACTAGCGTACGATGAGCCCAACTTGATCGTCGCAGACTATCCCCTTGATATCACTCCATGGACTACgaacgaagaagatgcagaTAAAGCATTTCGGAAAGAGgcaagctcttcttctaccTTAAGGATTGTGACTAAAGAGGAATCTCTTGAGTTTCTCGATACCCATACCGCCTCGCAATACTTTTTTGATTGCATGGATCGGAATATTAGTGAATTGGGGGACGAATACATTCCTTCTATCAGCCAAAAGACAAGCTCGTCGGAAGAATTCAATTTAAAAGAAGCGGCAACCGCTgattccaagaagaaggccGCTCATGGAAAGCTTGGCAAGAGAGCAGGGTTAGCTAATCTCTTTAAGAGGAAGCACACACATTCAATCCCacaaaatttcattcagGAAACTGCGGAAACCTCATCGCCAGAAACAAAGGCTGCAGGACGTACTCAATCCATTCAAAATGTATGGCTTGAAGACTATTTCAGTAAATTTTTGGCAAACTATAGGAAACTGAAATTACCCACTcagttttttcttcctcaggATGCCAGTACAGCGAGATCTGTATCGTcggatgatgaaaagacagCGGCAAGGAAAGCATTTCTTTACAACAAAGAGACCATCCAAATTGTGCTACCTTTCCCAGAAAATACTCTACCATCAATCTTTGCTCCAAGaatttggtcaagtttGTGCTATACGAAATGGAAATCAATGTTGAGGGAGATGTATCGATGTATTGTCCCCGGTGGATTTGCGCTTGCGACTGCTTATGATTTGAGGGTATCAAATACTTTAACTGCGGCCAATGATGATGGCACGCAATTTCCCACAATTTTAGAAAGAGATAAAACTTATGATGCAATCTCGCTGGGAGCTATTAATAACGGTATTCATATATTTCCAACAAAGCATTTGGCGCAAGCTTTCAAGGAGGTAGGGTTTACTAACATAAAATACTCCTTGTTAAGTCTCAAGGTGGGAGACTTATCTACTGAGATGGGATGTTTGAATGAACTATTCTCCCAAATTATATGGGACAGTCTTTTTAGAAGGGAGGTGCCAGACCCAAGCAAACCACCAAAAGATACAGATCCCACGACCCTTGTTCAACGTTATATTACTGAACATTTGGataaaattgatgaaaacgCTGGGTGTTTGAGAACAATTTTGATTGTGGCAcagaagccaagaaaatTTGCATCAGAGTAA
- the MET13 gene encoding methylenetetrahydrofolate reductase (NAD(P)H) MET13 (similar to Saccharomyces cerevisiae MET13 (YGL125W); ancestral locus Anc_6.122), translating to MKVSEKLQKHKEVSTKATFSYEYFVPKTTQGVQNLYDRMDRMYESSLPQFIDITWNAGGGVLSQLSTDLVATAQSVLGLETCMHLTCTNMPVSEIDDALQKAYDSGCQNILALRGDPPVDSNEWTPVEGGFRYAKDLVKYIKAKYGDHFDIGVAGYPEGHPEDDTDDSKLIDYLKQKVDAGASFLITQMFYDADIFIAWCKKVRAAGIEIPIIPGIMPITTYAAFLRRAQWCDIHLPQEFLDRLEPIKDDDQQVRDTGTDLLVEMCQKILDSGYVTHLHLYTMNLEKAPLMILDRLGLLSQEEHVNGENSLAMLPWRKSLNPQRRNEEVRPIFWQRRPYSYVARTSQWAVDEFPNGRFGDSSSPAFGDLDLCGSSLIRQSGKKSLELWSTPKTVEDVAQLVVNFLERKVSCLPWSDTALNHEVDVILNDLIDLNKKTIITINSQAQVNGIKSSDPIFGWGPKDGYVYQKQYLEFLLPKSKLPKLHDALNSDAILTYFAVDNAGNLTSNHPDGNKANAVTWGIFPGREVLQPTIVEKISFLAWKEEFFHILKEWRLNFQNHQIKESIDVLNDLIDNYVLVNIVDNDYVSQENKIFALLNNI from the coding sequence ATGAAGGtcagtgaaaaattgcagAAGCATAAGGAAGTGTCTACTAAGGCAACGTTCTCGTATGAGTACTTTGTACCAAAGACCACACAGGGTGTGCAAAACCTGTACGATAGAATGGATAGAATGTATGAGTCTTCTCTACCCCAATTTATCGATATTACATGGAATGCCGGTGGAGGTGTCTTGTCGCAGTTGTCGACAGATTTGGTCGCAACTGCACAATCTGTGCTTGGTCTAGAAACCTGTATGCATTTGACTTGTACCAATATGCCCGTTAGTGAAATCGATGATGCTTTGCAGAAGGCTTACGACTCGGGTTGTCAAAACATCTTGGCTTTGAGAGGTGATCCACCAGTGGATTCCAATGAGTGGACCCCAGTTGAAGGTGGATTCCGTTACGCTAAGGATTTGGTCAAGTATATTAAGGCTAAATACGGTGATCATTTCGATATTGGTGTGGCTGGTTACCCAGAAGGCCACCCAGAAGACGATACTGATGATTCCAAGTTGATTGATTATTTGAAGCAAAAGGTTGATGCTGGTGCTAGCTTTTTGATCACTCAGATGTTCTATGACGCTGATATCTTCATCGCATGGTGCAAAAAAGTGAGAGCCGCTGGTATCGAAATTCCTATCATTCCAGGTATCATGCCAATCACAACCTATGCTGCTTTCCTAAGGAGAGCTCAATGGTGTGATATACACCTTCCTCAGGAGTTCTTGGACAGATTGGAACCTATTAAGGATGACGACCAACAGGTCCGTGACACCGGTACCGATCTACTAGTCGAGATGTGTCAAAAAATATTGGATAGCGGTTATGTTACTCACTTGCACTTGTACACTATGAATTTGGAGAAGGCACCTTTGATGATCCTTGATAGACTCGGTTTGTTATCGCAAGAAGAACATGTTAACGGTGAGAACTCGTTGGCAATGTTGCCTTGGAGAAAATCATTGAACCCTCAACGTCGTAACGAAGAAGTAAGACCTATCTTCTGGCAACGCAGGCCCTACTCTTACGTTGCTAGAACTTCTCAATGGGCGGTAGATGAGTTTCCAAACGGTAGATTCGGTGACTCTTCGTCACCTGCCTTTGGTGATTTAGATCTATGTGGTTCTTCGTTGATTAGACAGTCAGGCAAGAAATCCCTTGAATTGTGGTCAACACCAAAGACCGTTGAGGATGTTGCTCAATTGGTGGTTAATTTCTTAGAGAGGAAAGTCAGCTGCTTACCATGGAGTGACACTGCATTGAATCACGAAGTCGACGTGATCTTAAATGATTTGATAGACCTCAATAAAAAGACCATCATTACAATTAACTCCCAAGCACAAGTTAATGGTATCAAGTCAAGTGACCCAATCTTTGGTTGGGGTCCAAAGGATGGTTACGTTTATCAGAAACagtatttggaatttttattaccaaaatcaaaacttCCAAAATTACATGATGCTCTGAACAGCGACGCTATCCTAACCTATTTTGCAGTCGATAATGCAGGCAACTTGACCAGCAATCACCCTGATGGTAACAAAGCAAATGCGGTGACTTGGGGTATTTTCCCCGGTAGAGAAGTTCTACAACCAACTATcgttgaaaagatctcGTTCTTGGCGTGGAAGGAGGAATTTTTCCACATTCTAAAAGAATGgagattgaattttcaaaaccaccaaatcaaagaaagtaTCGATGTATTGAATGATCTCATCGATAATTACGTCCTCGTAAACATTGTGGACAACGACTATGTCTCTCAGGAGAACAAAATTTTTGCATTATTAAACAAcatttga
- the TDP1 gene encoding tyrosyl-DNA phosphodiesterase 1 (similar to Saccharomyces cerevisiae TDP1 (YBR223C); ancestral locus Anc_6.121), which yields MDSNECRRAVAAKWSNVDYRSLGTDNYDSSASSTDIEENVRPIKRLKQEVIDLTSDDENQEEDISSPFKLVKSDVYDSNVNSAHFITFKEIFGDKRLKKSILFSFQYELDFLFEQFYSGVREIVIVAQKGTIRPCTTQKGISMVDRLSVIEFFMPQYTCHHSKMILNLYDDGSCKMFLPSNNFTYAEANYPQQVCWCSPNLPPSRSGYTEGASEFHDDLIEYLKVYHNKEIVQKIVKDVKLLDFTPLKDVTFIFSAPTKDLTTGFQLLSQRLSDHRKPAESKNSTNHYLCQTSTLGAAISKKTHANLFTHVFIPILHGITSLKSKLVDTETLGGLYRAHNITPYIVYPTVEEIRTSPVGWLCSGWFHFNYNRDMAHYNMLAEELSVFYKQDPKFLSANRKATPSHSKFYMKSTISDDSNPFNNLDWCLYTSANLSLTAWGSGTARPRNYEAGVLYKSGRKPLVCKSFTNVVYKTSRQEIVSDNSQIVLVPFTLPVVKYETAQDEAFCMAKDYNLLDIHGIPYQHH from the coding sequence ATGGATTCGAACGAATGTAGGAGAGCTGTAGCTGCAAAATGGAGTAACGTGGATTATCGTTCTTTGGGAACTGACAATTATGATTCCAGTGCTTCTAGTACGGATATAGAGGAAAATGTTCGACCAATAAAAAGATTGAAGCAAGAGGTCATTGATCTTActagtgatgatgaaaatcaGGAAGAGgatatttcttcaccattCAAGTTAGTAAAGTCTGATGTTTATGACTCGAATGTGAACTCTGCACATTTTATCACTTTTAAAGAGATATTCGGTGACAAGAggctcaagaaatcaattttGTTTAGTTTCCAGTATGAATTAGATTTTCTATTCGAGCAATTCTATTCTGGAGTAAGAGAAATTGTGATTGTAGCTCAAAAGGGTACAATTCGGCCCTGTACTACTCAAAAGGGTATTTCGATGGTAGATCGACTGTCGGTTATTGAATTCTTCATGCCGCAGTACACCTGTCACCACtcaaagatgattttgaaccTTTACGATGACGGTTCTTGCAAGATGTTTCTGCCATCCAATAATTTTACATACGCGGAGGCTAATTATCCACAGCAGGTCTGTTGGTGTAGTCCTAATCTACCGCCTTCGCGAAGCGGTTATACAGAGGGTGCTTCAGAATTTCACGACGATTTAATCGAGTACTTGAAAGTTTACCACAATAAAGAGATTGTGCAAAAAATTGTGAAAGACGTCAAGCTATTGGATTTCACTCCCTTAAAAGATGTgactttcatcttttcagcCCCGACAAAGGATCTTACTACTGGTTTTCAATTACTGTCCCAGAGACTTTCTGATCATAGAAAGCCCGCAGAGTCAAAGAATAGCACTAATCATTATCTTTGTCAGACTTCTACGCTGGGCGCTGcaatttccaagaagacACACGCCAACTTGTTCACCCATGTATTTATACCAATTCTTCACGGAATAACCTCGTTAAAATCCAAGCTTGTTGATACCGAGACCCTAGGTGGGCTCTATCGGGCGCACAATATCACACCTTATATCGTATATCCGACGGTCGAAGAAATAAGAACTTCACCAGTTGGATGGCTATGCTCAGGATGGTTCCATTTCAATTACAATAGAGATATGGCACATTACAACATGCTGGCCGAAGAACTGTCAGTATTTTACAAGCAAGACCCCAAGTTTTTGTCAGCTAACAGAAAGGCTACACCTTCACATTCGAAATTTTACATGAAATCCACCATAAGTGACGACTCCAACCCTTTCAATAACCTTGATTGGTGCCTTTACACATCAGCAAATCTGAGCCTGACTGCATGGGGATCTGGTACAGCAAGACCAAGAAATTACGAGGCCGGTGTGTTGTACAAATCTGGGCGCAAACCATTAGTTTGCAAAAGCTTCACCAATGTCGTATATAAGACAAGTCGCCAAGAGATTGTCTCTGATAACTCTCAGATTGTTCTGGTCCCATTTACGCTTCCCGTGGTCAAGTATGAAACGGCACAAGACGAAGCTTTTTGTATGGCAAAGGATTATAATCTCCTAGACATTCATGGCATACCATATCAgcatcattga
- the PCS60 gene encoding Pcs60p (similar to Saccharomyces cerevisiae PCS60 (YBR222C); ancestral locus Anc_6.120): MSLTASFNDTFKVSDNVAVVIPETGVEVTYRDLSHQVGHFQTLFQDPQSPLYDVILRQSTVAISMRNGLEFIVAFLGATMDSKIGAPLNPNYKSEEFNFYLNDLQSKVIVVSKGTVKQEKEAEIVKSARKFGCYIVELYFNKDRFRAEYDVYSPDDNYNKVVFSSLKNALFINNDPVHFPGFARSSDVALILHTSGTTSKPKTVPLLHLNIVRSTYNISRTYKLADTDRSYVVMPLFHVHGLIGVLLSTFRTQGSVIVPEKFSAKKFWDEFITFKANWFSCVPTISMIMLNMPRPSQMPRIRFIRSCSSALAPATFHKLETEFRAPVLEAYAMTEASHQMTSNDLPPKKRKPGTVGRPQGVEVVILNENDKVLKPGQIGEISIRGENVTLGYAHNEKANEENFTKRENYFRTGDQGYFDPEGFLVLTGRIKELINRGGEKISPIELDGIMLSHPKVDEAVAFGVSDETYGQVVQAVVVLKKGEKLTYEELAKFISERAAKFKVPSKIYFTDVLPKTATGKIQRRVIASTFAGKNKSKL, translated from the coding sequence ATGTCCTTGACAGCTTCATTCAACGatactttcaaagtttccGATAACGTTGCAGTGGTTATACCCGAGACGGGGGTTGAAGTAACTTACCGAGATCTCTCCCACCAGGTGGGTCATTTCCAAACATTATTTCAAGATCCACAGTCACCTCTTTACGATGTCATTCTTCGTCAAAGCACTGTGGCAATCTCGATGCGTAATGGTCTAGAATTTATTGTTGCGTTCTTGGGAGCCACCATGGATTCGAAGATTGGGGCCCCTTTAAATCCTAATTACAAATCAGAGGAATTCAATTTCTATTTGAACGATTTACAATCCAAGGTGATCGTTGTATCCAAGGGCACGGTCAAGcaagagaaggaagctgAAATTGTGAAGAGTGCCAGAAAATTTGGTTGCTATATCGTTGAATTATACTTCAACAAGGATAGGTTCAGAGCGGAGTACGACGTTTATTCTCCCGATGACAATTATAACAAGGTTGTTTTCTCCTCGTTGAAAAATGCACTTTTTATTAATAACGACCCCGTTCACTTCCCAGGTTTTGCCCGTTCAAGCGATGTGGCATTGATTCTTCACACGAGCGGAACGACTTCGAAGCCTAAGACCGTTCCACTGTTGCACTTGAATATTGTTAGAAGTACTTACAACATTTCCCGCACATACAAGCTTGCTGATACCGATCGTTCGTATGTGGTAATGCCCTTATTCCACGTCCATGGGTTGATCGGAGTTCTATTATCTACGTTTAGAACTCAGGGCTCAGTCATCGTCCCTGAGAAATTTAGTGCGAAGAAATTCTGGGACGAATTCATCACTTTTAAGGCCAATTGGTTCAGTTGTGTCCCAACAATAAGCATGATCATGTTAAACATGCCCAGACCCAGCCAAATGCCACGTATTAGGTTCATCAGATCATGTTCGTCCGCTCTGGCACCAGCTACTTTCCACAAGCTGGAAACTGAATTTAGGGCACCTGTCCTAGAGGCCTACGCTATGACAGAAGCCTCACACCAAATGACGTCCAACGACTTGccaccaaagaagagaaaaccGGGTACCGTGGGACGCCCACAAGGTGTAGAAGTCGTTATCTTAAATGAGAACGACAAAGTACTAAAACCTGGTCAAATTGGTGAAATCTCTATCAGAGGTGAAAATGTCACACTGGGATACGCCCATAACGAAAAGGCCAATGAAGAGAATTTCACTAAAAGAGAAAACTATTTCCGCACTGGTGACCAGGGTTATTTTGACCCAGAAGGATTTTTAGTGCTTACCGGTAggatcaaagaattgatcaaccGTGGAGGTGAAAAGATCTCGCCCATTGAGCTAGACGGGATCATGCTTTCGCATCCGAAGGTCGATGAAGCGGTAGCTTTTGGAGTCTCAGACGAGACGTACGGGCAAGTAGTACAGGCTGTCGTGGTATTAAAGAAGGGAGAAAAACTCACTTACGAAGAACTAGCTAAATTTATCAGTGAACGTGCGGCCAAATTCAAGGTGCCCAGCAAGATCTACTTCACAGACGTACTTCCAAAGACAGCTACAGGTAAGATCCAACGTCGTGTGATAGCCAGCACATTTGCAGGCAAGAACAAATCCAAGTTATGA
- the PDB1 gene encoding pyruvate dehydrogenase (acetyl-transferring) subunit E1 beta (similar to Saccharomyces cerevisiae PDB1 (YBR221C); ancestral locus Anc_6.119), with the protein MNFRVSSSIAKGMSIGSPFRLQALRYASNKTMTVREALNSAMAEEMDRDDDVFIIGEEVAQYNGAYKVTKGLLDRFGERRVVDTPITEYGLAGLAVGSALKGLKPIVEFMSFNFSMQAIDHVVNSAAKTHYMSGGTQRCPIVFRGPNGAAVGVGAQHSQDFSAWYGSIPGMKVLVPYSAEDARGLLKAAIRDPNPVVFLENELLYGESFEVSEECLSPDFTLPYTSKIEREGTDISIITYTRNVQFSLQAAEILDKQYGISAEVLNLRSIRPLDVDAIIKTVKKTNHLITVESAFPQFGVGSEIIAQVMESEAFDYLDAPVQRVTGADVPTPYAKELEDFAFPDPDTIVRAAKETLSVE; encoded by the coding sequence ATGAATTTCAGAGTATCGAGTTCCATCGCAAAGGGAATGTCCATTGGGTCTCCTTTTAGACTACAGGCTCTGAGATATGCATCCAATAAGACTATGACTGTCAGAGAAGCTTTGAACAGCGCAATGGCTGAAGAAATGGACCGTGATGATGAcgttttcatcattggtgaagaagtcGCACAATATAACGGTGCTTACAAGGTCACTAAGGGACTTTTGGACCGTTTTGGTGAACGCCGTGTTGTTGATACCCCTATCACCGAGTATGGGCTTGCTGGTTTGGCCGTGGGGTCTGCTTTGAAGGGTTTGAAGCCAATTGTCGAGTTCATGTCATTTAACTTCTCTATGCAAGCAATCGACCACGTTGTGAACTCCGCTGCAAAGACTCACTATATGTCTGGTGGTACTCAAAGATGTCCTATAGTGTTCAGAGGTCCTAACGGAGCGGCTGTTGGTGTTGGTGCACAACACTCTCAAGATTTCTCCGCATGGTACGGTTCGATCCCAGGTATGAAAGTGTTGGTTCCTTACTCTGCCGAAGATGCTAGAGGTTTGTTGAAGGCAGCTATCAGAGATCCTAACCCAGTTGTGTTCTTGGAAAACGAATTGTTGTACGGTGAATCCTTTGAAGTTTCCGAAGAGTGTCTATCCCCAGATTTTACCTTGCCATACACTTCCAAGATTGAAAGAGAAGGTACTGATATTTCTATCATCACATACACTAGAAATGTTCAATTCTCTTTACAAGCAGCTGAAATTCTAGACAAACAGTACGGTATCTCTGCTGAAGTACTCAACCTACGTTCTATTAGACCACTGGACGTTGATGCTATCATCAAGACGGTTAAGAAGACCAACCATTTGATTACTGTCGAATCTGCTTTCCCACAATTTGGTGTAGGCTCCGAAATTATCGCTCAAGTCATGGAGTCTGAAGCATTTGACTACTTGGACGCTCCAGTGCAAAGAGTCACCGGTGCAGATGTTCCAACTCCTTATGCcaaggaattggaagatttcGCCTTCCCAGATCCTGACACCATTGTTAGAGCAGCAAAGGAAACTTTGTCTGTTGAGTAG
- the TDEL0G03520 gene encoding uncharacterized protein (similar to Saccharomyces cerevisiae YBR220C; ancestral locus Anc_6.118) — translation MDRSLKTNSLASHDVPQFYLLVALYLLQGIPVGLAFGTIPFLLKSMAKDTSFTTLGLFSIATYPYSLKIIWSPIVDSIYSKKSGRRRSWIIPIQLISGILLFVIGSAISKGIIFSGVDDAFHGRNGGIHDLNILSLTWYFGVLVFLCATQDIAVDGWALTILSKQSLTYASTAQTVGINMGYFLSFTIFLSLNSNDFANKYFRSTPKDHGLVSLGGYMKFSGVLYVLLTFYVMFNTKERPLEDVLPVDISKKKDDEAKVMIEYGDGDAVGTENTSSIIYTYRSFVKILRLPTVRTLAIVHLTSKLAFQCNEAATNLKLLEQGFKREDLAVTVLIDVPFEIIFGYYVAKWSSDNDHDAHHGFSRSSRCVRWLVGEKGVLTPWLWGFLGRLASAILGSFVVKAFPKDGQITTPYFLLVIVQHLLGSFMSTIQFIGISSFHTRIADPVVGGTYMTLLNTLSNFGGTWPRLIIMSMINYFSIYECYVPATNNKYQYRGNGMESCTKGLMGKVSVVRDGYYITNGLCVVFGILLYFRFLKRKAQQLQSLPVSAWRCE, via the coding sequence ATGGACCGATCGTTAAAGACAAATTCACTTGCTAGTCATGATGTGCCACAATTCTACCTGCTGGTTGCATTATATCTATTGCAAGGTATTCCGGTAGGATTGGCTTTTGGTACAATACCCTTTTTATTGAAATCTATGGCTAAAGATACTTCATTCACTACGTTAGGCCTTTTCTCAATCGCTACTTATCCATACTCGCTAAAGATCATATGGTCGCCAATTGTGGATTCCATATATAGTAAGAAATCCGGGAGAAGACGGTCGTGGATTATCCCAATTCAACTGATTAGTGGTATCCTTTTATTCGTCATTGGCTCTGCAATCAGTAAGGGTATCATTTTTAGTGGAGTAGACGATGCTTTCCATGGGAGAAATGGGGGTATTCATGACTTGAATATACTCTCGTTGACTTGGTACTTTGGTGTACTTGTGTTTTTATGCGCAACTCAAGATATAGCTGTTGATGGTTGGGCATTGACGATCTTGTCAAAACAATCACTTACCTATGCCTCTACAGCGCAAACCGTTGGCATAAACATGGGGTATTTCCTTTCCTTCACGATATTCTTGTCGCTTAATTCCAACGATTTTGCCAATAAATATTTCAGATCGACTCCAAAAGATCATGGGCTTGTCAGTCTGGGTGGTTATATGAAGTTTTCTGGTGTTTTGTATGTTCTGCTAACATTTTACGTCATGTTCAACACTAAGGAACGCCCACTTGAAGATGTCTTACCAGTTGATATCTCTAAAAAGAAGGACGACGAGGCCAAGGTTATGATAGAATATGGTGATGGCGATGCTGTTGGCACTGAAAATACATCAAGCATAATCTATACTTATCGCTCGTTTGTCAAGATTTTAAGACTTCCCACCGTTCGAACTTTGGCAATCGTTCATCTGACCTCCAAACTTGCATTCCAATGTAATGAAGCAGCTACTAATCTGAAGCTTTTAGAGCAAGGTTTCAAGAGAGAGGATTTGGCGGTTACAGTGTTGATAGATGTACCGtttgaaatcatctttggttACTATGTTGCTAAATGGAGTTCCGATAATGATCACGATGCTCACCATGGCTTTAGCAGATCCAGTAGATGTGTCAGATGGCTAGTGGGCGAGAAAGGTGTCTTGACGCCCTGGCTGTGGGGTTTTCTGGGACGTTTGGCCTCCGCTATATTGGGTAGTTTTGTTGTGAAAGCTTTCCCCAAAGACGGTCAAATCACTACGCCATATTTCCTACTGGTCATTGTACAACACTTGCTGGGATCATTCATGTCCACGATACAATTTATTGGTATCTCGTCTTTCCATACAAGAATTGCAGACCCTGTGGTTGGTGGAACCTATATGACTCTGCTGAACACTTTGAGCAATTTTGGTGGTACTTGGCCAAGATTAATTATAATGTCGATGATCAATTACTTTAGTATCTATGAATGCTATGTTCCTGCCACGAACAACAAATATCAATATCGCGGTAATGGTATGGAGAGTTGCACAAAGGGCCTTATGGGCAAAGTATCTGTAGTGCGTGACGGGTATTATATCACCAACGGACTATGTGTGGTGTTTGGTATTCTTCTGTACTTCAGGTTCCTGAAAAGGAAAGCACAACAATTGCAAAGTCTACCGGTCAGTGCATGGCGTTGCGAATGA